A genomic segment from Motilibacter aurantiacus encodes:
- a CDS encoding winged helix-turn-helix transcriptional regulator: MSACENDGPSQELVADVFARGCTSRATLEDIGSKWAQLALLALGEGGYRFNALRRRVEGVSEKMLSQTLQTLERDGLVTRDVVTAIPPRVEYALTPLGEEVARRLRELADLLERSVPLVTAAREAYDSRADAKAGAGSPR; this comes from the coding sequence ATGAGCGCGTGCGAGAACGACGGCCCGTCGCAGGAGCTCGTCGCCGACGTCTTCGCCCGCGGCTGCACGTCCCGCGCCACCCTCGAGGACATCGGGAGCAAGTGGGCGCAGCTCGCTCTGCTCGCGCTGGGCGAGGGCGGCTACCGGTTCAACGCGCTGCGCCGCCGGGTCGAGGGGGTCAGCGAGAAGATGCTGTCCCAGACCCTGCAGACGCTCGAGCGGGACGGCCTGGTGACCCGCGACGTCGTCACGGCGATCCCTCCCCGCGTCGAGTACGCCCTCACCCCGCTCGGGGAGGAGGTCGCCCGCCGCCTGCGCGAGCTGGCCGACCTGCTCGAGCGCTCGGTGCCCCTCGTCACCGCCGCGCGGGAGGCGTACGACAGCCGGGCCGACGCGAAGGCAGGCGCCGGATCACCCCGCTGA
- a CDS encoding DUF427 domain-containing protein, translating to MVRATWNGAVIAESEVTEQVEGNHYFPRGVVKDEYLRPSDTHTVCPWKGTASYFTLAVDGAENPDAAWYYPEPKDAAVSIKGHVAFWRGVEVSEG from the coding sequence ATGGTGCGAGCGACGTGGAACGGCGCGGTGATCGCCGAGTCCGAGGTGACCGAGCAGGTCGAGGGCAACCACTACTTCCCGCGGGGGGTGGTGAAGGACGAGTACCTGCGGCCGAGCGACACGCACACGGTCTGCCCGTGGAAGGGGACCGCGAGCTACTTCACGCTCGCGGTCGACGGGGCGGAGAACCCGGACGCGGCCTGGTACTACCCCGAGCCCAAGGACGCGGCGGTGAGCATCAAGGGCCACGTCGCGTTCTGGCGCGGGGTCGAGGTGTCCGAGGGCTGA
- a CDS encoding VanW family protein has protein sequence MPHLDRGLSRRLGLAAGGVVGLGAVLWVGGYALAGETAPRGTSVLGVPIGGLAADAARDKLTTGLQDRVSAPIRVTVGDGKFTVDPKDAGLSLDAAATVRAAGAARSWNPADIVRRFTGGDEVDPVVRTDAAKLASAVAGLAAKADKAPQDGAVTFDGKEPVTTEARPGVTLDQDAAPAALQEAYLRPGDHPLPAAVTEPAVDADEVQRALAEFVEPAVASPVTIVAAGERVRVPPGAVTQALSLTGGADGRLVPELDTDELAESLRPRLTGAEVPARNATFEIEGDRPRVVPARPGRQVDMTALAADLLDVLPEAASADRVVNASLEEAEPDLTTAEARKLGVKELVSEFTTYYPYAAYRVTNIGRAAELIDGTLLEPGEEFSLNGIVGERTLENGFAVGTIIRGGRFAEELGGGVSQVATTTFNAMFFAGLKDVQHKPHSFYISRYPEGREATVAWPTLDLKFLNDTSYGVFIQTVHDPGDSLTVRMFSTKHREVTASKSARYNYRGFSTVYDTSAGCVPQGGVSGFDVDVTRTITEKGKKTRKETFHTRYNPANQIYCRAEPAPPRASTTPAPSTSASPDAG, from the coding sequence GTGCCGCACCTCGACCGCGGGCTCAGCCGACGGCTGGGACTGGCAGCCGGTGGCGTCGTGGGGCTGGGGGCGGTCCTCTGGGTGGGCGGCTACGCCCTGGCGGGGGAGACCGCGCCGCGCGGCACCAGCGTGCTGGGCGTCCCGATCGGGGGGCTCGCCGCCGACGCGGCGCGCGACAAGCTGACCACCGGGCTGCAGGACCGGGTCTCCGCGCCGATCCGGGTGACCGTCGGGGACGGCAAGTTCACCGTCGACCCGAAGGACGCCGGCCTCAGCCTCGACGCCGCGGCCACGGTGCGGGCCGCCGGCGCGGCGCGCAGCTGGAACCCCGCCGACATCGTGCGGCGCTTCACCGGCGGCGACGAGGTCGACCCGGTCGTGCGCACGGACGCCGCCAAGCTGGCCTCGGCGGTCGCGGGCCTCGCGGCGAAGGCGGACAAGGCCCCGCAGGACGGCGCCGTCACGTTCGACGGCAAGGAGCCCGTGACGACCGAGGCAAGGCCGGGGGTCACGCTCGACCAGGACGCCGCGCCCGCTGCGCTGCAGGAGGCCTACCTGCGCCCCGGGGACCACCCGCTGCCCGCGGCCGTCACCGAGCCTGCGGTCGACGCGGACGAGGTGCAGCGGGCGTTGGCCGAGTTCGTCGAGCCCGCGGTCGCGTCGCCGGTCACGATCGTCGCCGCCGGCGAGCGCGTGCGTGTCCCGCCCGGCGCCGTCACGCAGGCGCTGTCCCTCACCGGCGGCGCGGACGGACGGCTGGTGCCGGAGCTCGACACCGACGAGCTCGCGGAGTCACTGCGCCCGCGGCTGACCGGCGCCGAGGTCCCCGCGCGGAACGCGACCTTCGAGATCGAGGGCGACCGCCCGCGCGTCGTGCCCGCCAGGCCCGGCCGTCAGGTGGACATGACCGCGCTCGCCGCGGACCTGCTGGACGTCCTGCCCGAGGCGGCGTCCGCGGACCGGGTGGTGAACGCCTCGCTCGAGGAGGCCGAGCCCGACCTGACCACCGCCGAGGCGCGCAAGCTCGGCGTCAAGGAGCTCGTCTCCGAGTTCACGACCTACTACCCCTACGCGGCCTATCGCGTCACCAACATCGGCCGGGCCGCCGAGCTGATCGACGGCACGCTGCTCGAGCCCGGCGAGGAGTTCAGCCTCAACGGCATCGTCGGGGAGCGCACGCTCGAGAACGGCTTCGCCGTCGGCACGATCATCCGCGGGGGCCGCTTCGCGGAGGAGCTGGGCGGGGGCGTCTCGCAGGTCGCGACGACGACCTTCAACGCGATGTTCTTCGCCGGGCTGAAGGACGTCCAGCACAAGCCGCACAGCTTCTACATCAGCCGCTACCCGGAGGGCCGCGAGGCCACCGTCGCCTGGCCGACGTTGGATCTGAAGTTCCTGAACGACACGTCCTACGGCGTCTTCATCCAGACGGTCCACGACCCGGGCGACTCGCTGACGGTGCGCATGTTCTCGACCAAGCACCGCGAGGTGACGGCGTCGAAGTCCGCGCGCTACAACTACCGGGGCTTCAGCACGGTCTACGACACCTCGGCCGGCTGCGTGCCGCAGGGCGGGGTGAGCGGGTTCGACGTCGACGTGACGCGGACGATCACCGAGAAGGGCAAGAAGACCCGCAAGGAGACGTTCCACACCCGCTACAACCCGGCCAACCAGATCTACTGCCGGGCCGAGCCGGCTCCGCCCCGCGCGAGCACCACGCCCGCGCCGTCGACGTCCGCCTCGCCCGACGCGGGCTGA
- a CDS encoding HAD-IA family hydrolase, translating to MATTLLLDYGAVISFVQTEEDLRGLEAVVPQVPPAALWEAYWAHRLDYDLGLDDAAYWAAVLGRPATGDELAELVRRDVDSWLHVNQAVAGALPGLRARGVRLGLLSNAPAAIARRLEEQPWTQALHAMTFSCDIPAAKPDPAAYTAALDALGAAAEDVVFVDDRAENVEGARALGITAVHFVEPDVALAEALRHLGIG from the coding sequence GTGGCCACCACACTCCTGCTCGACTACGGCGCCGTCATCTCCTTCGTCCAGACCGAGGAGGACCTGCGCGGCCTCGAGGCGGTCGTGCCGCAGGTCCCGCCCGCCGCGCTGTGGGAGGCGTACTGGGCGCACCGGCTCGACTACGACCTCGGCCTGGACGACGCGGCCTACTGGGCGGCCGTCCTCGGCCGGCCCGCGACCGGGGACGAGCTGGCCGAGCTGGTGCGGCGTGACGTCGACAGCTGGCTCCACGTCAACCAGGCGGTCGCCGGGGCCCTGCCCGGGCTGCGGGCGCGGGGCGTACGCCTCGGGCTGCTGTCCAACGCCCCCGCAGCCATCGCGCGCCGGCTGGAGGAGCAGCCCTGGACGCAGGCACTGCACGCGATGACGTTCAGCTGTGACATCCCGGCGGCCAAGCCGGACCCGGCGGCGTACACGGCGGCGCTCGACGCGCTCGGCGCCGCCGCCGAGGACGTGGTCTTCGTGGACGACCGGGCCGAGAACGTCGAGGGCGCGCGAGCCCTGGGCATCACCGCCGTGCACTTCGTCGAGCCCGACGTCGCGCTCGCCGAGGCCCTGCGCCACCTCGGCATCGGCTGA
- the serS gene encoding serine--tRNA ligase yields the protein MIDLRLLREDPDAVRASQRARGEDPGLVDVLLAADAARRSAIGRFEALRAEQKTLGSQVAKAKGEEKAALLARTKELAAQVKAAEAESTATAADVDRALLALSNVVDPVAPIGGEEDFALVEEVGAKPEFGFEPKDHVELGKLLGALDLDRGAKVSGSRFYFFTGVGALLASAIVRCAQDYAVREGLIPVLPPVLVRPEAMEGTGFLGQAAENVYAMPDDGLYLVGTSEVPLAAYHMDEILDAGSLPLRYAAYSPCFRREAGAHGRDTRGIIRVHQFDKVEMFVFCRPEDAKDEHEKLLAHEKAFLGLLELPFRVIDVATGDLGASAARKFDCEAWVPTQGKYREVTSTSNCTDFQARRLKIRTRDEAGTRPVATLNGTLAAVPRLVVAILENFQQADGSVRLPAALVPYVGREVLEPVAAR from the coding sequence GTGATCGACCTGCGCCTTCTCCGCGAGGACCCGGACGCCGTACGCGCCAGCCAGCGGGCGCGCGGGGAGGACCCCGGGCTCGTGGACGTGCTGCTCGCGGCCGACGCGGCCCGCCGCAGCGCCATCGGCCGCTTCGAGGCGCTGCGCGCCGAGCAGAAGACGCTCGGCTCCCAGGTCGCCAAGGCCAAGGGCGAGGAGAAGGCGGCGCTGCTCGCGCGCACCAAGGAGCTCGCGGCGCAGGTCAAGGCGGCCGAGGCGGAGTCGACGGCCACCGCGGCCGACGTCGACCGCGCCCTGCTCGCGCTCTCCAACGTCGTCGACCCGGTGGCCCCGATCGGCGGCGAGGAGGACTTCGCGCTGGTCGAGGAGGTGGGCGCCAAGCCCGAGTTCGGCTTCGAGCCGAAGGACCACGTCGAGCTGGGCAAGCTGCTCGGGGCGCTCGACCTGGACCGCGGCGCGAAGGTCTCGGGCTCGCGCTTCTACTTCTTCACCGGGGTCGGCGCCCTGCTCGCGTCGGCGATCGTGCGGTGCGCGCAGGACTACGCCGTGCGCGAGGGGCTGATCCCGGTGCTGCCGCCGGTGCTCGTGCGCCCGGAGGCGATGGAGGGCACCGGCTTCCTCGGCCAGGCGGCGGAGAACGTCTACGCGATGCCCGACGACGGGCTCTACCTCGTCGGCACGTCCGAGGTCCCGCTCGCGGCGTACCACATGGACGAGATCCTCGACGCCGGCTCGCTGCCGCTGCGCTATGCGGCGTACTCGCCCTGCTTCCGCCGGGAGGCCGGCGCGCACGGGCGCGACACCCGCGGCATCATCCGGGTGCACCAGTTCGACAAGGTCGAGATGTTCGTCTTCTGCCGCCCGGAGGACGCCAAGGACGAGCACGAGAAGCTGCTCGCGCACGAGAAGGCCTTCCTCGGCCTGCTGGAGCTGCCGTTCCGCGTGATCGACGTGGCCACCGGCGACCTGGGCGCGAGCGCGGCCCGCAAGTTCGACTGCGAGGCGTGGGTCCCGACGCAGGGCAAGTACCGCGAGGTCACCTCGACGTCCAACTGCACCGACTTCCAGGCCCGTCGGCTCAAGATCCGCACCCGTGACGAGGCCGGCACCCGGCCCGTCGCGACCCTCAACGGCACGCTGGCGGCGGTCCCGCGCCTGGTCGTCGCGATCCTGGAGAACTTCCAGCAGGCCGACGGGTCCGTGCGCCTGCCCGCGGCGCTGGTGCCCTACGTCGGACGCGAGGTCCTCGAGCCCGTCGCGGCTCGCTGA
- a CDS encoding NAD(P)H-binding protein → MTTYAVTAATGHLGRLAVAELLRRGVAPAELVAIARTPAKAADIAALGVEVREGDYSRPETLAPALAGIDRLLFISGSEAGRRVAQHANVVAAARTAGVGRIAYTSILKAGATSNPLAPEHQATEQALRESGIPVTFLRNGWYLENYTSQLAGYVARGEILGATGTGRVAGAARADYAAAAAAALLADAPDEAYELGGTPFTFAELAATVSAETGRDVAYRDVTVPELVAALQAAGLDEGTASFVAAIDAAIAAGELDTDSGDLERLLGRPATPLADAVREAKAAL, encoded by the coding sequence ATGACCACGTACGCCGTCACCGCCGCGACCGGGCACCTCGGCCGGCTCGCCGTCGCCGAGCTGCTGCGCCGGGGCGTCGCCCCGGCCGAGCTCGTCGCGATCGCCCGGACCCCGGCCAAGGCTGCCGACATCGCGGCGCTCGGCGTCGAGGTCCGTGAGGGCGACTACTCGCGTCCCGAGACCCTCGCCCCCGCGCTCGCCGGGATCGACCGCCTGCTCTTCATCTCCGGCAGCGAGGCGGGCCGGCGGGTCGCCCAGCACGCGAACGTCGTCGCGGCGGCCCGAACGGCGGGCGTGGGCCGGATCGCGTACACCAGCATCCTCAAGGCCGGCGCGACCTCCAACCCGCTCGCGCCCGAGCACCAGGCGACCGAGCAGGCCCTGCGCGAGTCGGGCATCCCCGTCACGTTCCTGCGCAACGGCTGGTACCTCGAGAACTACACCTCCCAGCTGGCGGGCTACGTCGCCCGCGGCGAGATCCTCGGCGCGACCGGCACGGGCCGCGTCGCCGGCGCAGCCCGCGCGGACTACGCCGCCGCTGCGGCCGCCGCGCTGCTCGCGGACGCGCCCGACGAGGCCTACGAGCTCGGCGGCACGCCGTTCACCTTCGCCGAGCTGGCCGCGACGGTGTCCGCGGAGACCGGGCGCGACGTGGCGTACCGCGACGTGACCGTCCCCGAGCTGGTGGCCGCGCTGCAGGCCGCGGGCCTGGACGAGGGCACGGCGTCGTTCGTGGCCGCTATCGACGCGGCCATCGCCGCGGGCGAGCTGGACACCGACAGCGGTGACCTGGAGCGCCTTCTCGGGCGCCCGGCCACGCCGCTCGCCGACGCCGTCCGGGAGGCGAAGGCCGCGCTCTGA
- a CDS encoding GNAT family N-acetyltransferase: MSGAQPTLQGSRTVLRPWSLADVDALAAACQDPELSRWTRVPSPYARADAVAFVTGVAPAAWAAGGGAFAVTERGSGVLVASIAAHSVVDGVADVGYWGAAPARGRGYVSDALRTLTRWLLAERGAARVELVVEPGNTASRRVAEAAGFTAEGVLRGRLLLHGRRADVVMYALLPGDAGAPA; this comes from the coding sequence ATGAGCGGAGCGCAGCCCACGCTGCAGGGCAGCCGCACGGTCCTGCGCCCCTGGAGCCTCGCCGACGTGGACGCGCTCGCCGCGGCCTGCCAGGACCCCGAGCTCTCCCGGTGGACCCGCGTGCCCTCCCCGTACGCCCGCGCGGACGCGGTCGCGTTCGTGACCGGCGTCGCCCCGGCCGCCTGGGCCGCCGGTGGCGGGGCGTTCGCGGTGACGGAGCGGGGCTCCGGCGTGCTCGTGGCGAGCATCGCCGCGCACTCGGTGGTGGACGGCGTCGCCGACGTGGGCTACTGGGGCGCCGCGCCCGCCCGGGGCCGCGGCTACGTCTCGGACGCGCTGCGCACGCTCACCCGCTGGCTGCTCGCCGAGCGGGGGGCGGCCCGGGTGGAGCTGGTCGTCGAGCCGGGCAACACGGCCTCGCGCCGGGTCGCGGAGGCGGCGGGCTTCACCGCCGAGGGGGTCCTGCGCGGCCGGCTGCTGCTGCACGGCCGCCGCGCCGACGTGGTGATGTACGCCCTGCTCCCCGGCGACGCCGGCGCCCCGGCCTGA
- a CDS encoding HAD family hydrolase — translation MRSAYDEPGWCPGLVALDIDGTLVSPDERVSPAVAEAVRRVLDAGVHVVLSTGRSVHATRPVAATLGLTEGWLVCSNGAVTATIDPPVVVETVTFDAAPAVRLLRQHLPDALVAVEELGVGYRVSAPFPAGELAGEQVLMDVDELVRDPVTRVVLRSPEKEPGDFLDVVGRLGLHDVSYAVGYTAWLDLAPDGVTKAYALEPVRERLGVPADRTLAIGDGRNDLEMLQWAACGVAMGHAPAEVQDAADVVTGTFDDDGAARALERWFA, via the coding sequence ATGCGAAGCGCGTACGACGAGCCGGGCTGGTGCCCGGGCCTCGTGGCCCTCGACATCGACGGCACCCTCGTCTCCCCGGACGAGCGGGTCTCGCCCGCCGTGGCGGAGGCCGTGCGCCGGGTCCTCGATGCGGGGGTGCACGTCGTGCTGTCGACCGGCCGATCGGTCCACGCGACGCGGCCGGTGGCGGCGACGCTCGGCCTGACCGAGGGCTGGCTGGTCTGCAGCAACGGGGCGGTCACCGCCACCATCGACCCTCCCGTCGTCGTCGAGACCGTCACGTTCGACGCCGCCCCCGCTGTCCGGCTGCTCCGCCAGCACCTGCCCGACGCGCTCGTCGCGGTGGAGGAGCTCGGCGTCGGCTACCGGGTCAGCGCGCCCTTCCCGGCCGGCGAGCTCGCGGGGGAGCAGGTGCTCATGGACGTCGACGAGCTCGTCCGCGACCCGGTGACCCGCGTGGTGCTGCGCAGCCCGGAGAAGGAGCCGGGCGACTTCCTGGACGTCGTCGGCCGGCTGGGGCTGCACGACGTGTCGTACGCCGTCGGCTACACCGCCTGGCTCGACCTCGCCCCCGACGGGGTCACCAAGGCGTACGCGCTGGAGCCCGTTCGCGAGCGGCTGGGTGTCCCCGCCGACCGCACGCTGGCCATCGGCGACGGCCGCAACGACCTCGAGATGCTGCAGTGGGCGGCCTGCGGGGTCGCCATGGGGCACGCCCCGGCCGAGGTGCAGGACGCCGCCGACGTGGTGACGGGCACGTTCGACGACGATGGCGCCGCCCGGGCGCTGGAACGGTGGTTCGCGTGA
- a CDS encoding GNAT family N-acetyltransferase, which translates to MLALRPPYSSRRALPSDAEAAYAVAGADDERVLGHPDGTLADLRDDLESATLEAWLVEHPQAGPVGYATVEPKGDAVVYLDLYTVDPGLGPQLLAALTARGRELLAVAGELRTSILRPDERTAAWLEDAGWRRATSWARLRLELADPPPAPAPPGDVTVRRVPPGDEQGLRAVHGVIDAAFADSYGHVPEPFEEWFARLDARSTVDWSQVWLAETASGPVGALYGSDDYVEDEQAGYVARLGVLRAARGRGVARALLLTAFADVRARGLPAVLLHVDEQGTTGAYALYESVGMRRVLQVDAWVLPAG; encoded by the coding sequence GTGCTCGCCCTGCGCCCTCCGTACTCGTCCCGCCGTGCCCTCCCGTCCGACGCCGAGGCCGCGTACGCCGTGGCCGGCGCGGACGACGAGCGCGTGCTCGGGCACCCTGACGGCACGCTGGCCGACCTGCGCGACGACCTGGAGAGCGCGACGCTCGAGGCCTGGCTCGTCGAGCATCCGCAGGCCGGCCCCGTCGGGTACGCGACGGTCGAGCCGAAGGGCGACGCGGTCGTCTACCTCGATCTCTACACCGTCGACCCCGGGCTCGGGCCGCAGCTGCTGGCGGCGCTGACCGCGCGCGGCCGCGAGCTGCTCGCCGTGGCCGGTGAGCTGCGGACGAGCATCCTGCGGCCCGACGAGCGGACCGCAGCGTGGCTGGAGGACGCCGGCTGGCGGCGGGCCACCAGCTGGGCGCGGCTCCGGCTCGAGCTCGCCGACCCGCCGCCCGCTCCCGCGCCGCCGGGCGACGTGACGGTCCGCCGCGTCCCGCCCGGCGACGAGCAGGGCCTGCGGGCGGTGCACGGGGTCATCGACGCGGCCTTCGCCGACTCGTACGGCCATGTCCCCGAGCCGTTCGAGGAGTGGTTCGCCCGCCTCGACGCGCGCAGCACCGTCGACTGGTCCCAGGTGTGGCTCGCCGAGACGGCGTCCGGCCCGGTGGGCGCCCTCTACGGCAGCGACGACTACGTCGAGGACGAGCAGGCGGGGTACGTCGCCCGGCTCGGCGTGCTGCGCGCGGCGCGCGGCCGAGGGGTCGCCCGCGCGCTGCTGCTGACCGCGTTCGCGGACGTCCGGGCGCGCGGCCTGCCCGCGGTGCTGCTGCACGTCGACGAGCAGGGCACGACCGGGGCGTACGCGCTCTACGAGTCGGTGGGCATGCGGCGCGTCCTGCAGGTCGACGCCTGGGTGCTGCCGGCCGGCTGA
- a CDS encoding bacterial proteasome activator family protein gives MTEPSSADPTPRIVVVGPDGMGVSTGTPPQQEQQDDDSTPVTELVEQPDKVMRIGSMVKQLLEEVRSAPLDEASRARLREIHSSSIRELEAGLAPELVEELRRITLPFSESEIPTDGELRVAQAQLVGWLEGLFHGIQAALFAQQMNARAQMEAGGRRALPPGAVQGVPAERPTGQYL, from the coding sequence ATGACTGAGCCGAGCAGCGCCGACCCGACCCCCCGCATCGTCGTCGTCGGACCGGACGGCATGGGCGTCAGCACGGGGACCCCGCCGCAGCAGGAGCAGCAGGACGACGACTCGACGCCGGTCACGGAGCTGGTCGAGCAGCCGGACAAGGTCATGCGGATCGGCAGCATGGTCAAGCAGCTGCTCGAGGAGGTGCGCAGCGCCCCGCTCGACGAGGCGAGCCGGGCCCGGCTGCGCGAGATCCACTCCTCCTCCATCCGGGAGCTCGAGGCCGGCCTCGCCCCGGAGCTGGTCGAGGAGCTGCGCCGCATCACGCTGCCCTTCAGCGAGTCCGAGATCCCGACCGACGGGGAGCTGCGGGTCGCGCAGGCCCAGCTGGTCGGGTGGCTCGAGGGCCTCTTCCACGGGATCCAGGCCGCGCTCTTCGCCCAGCAGATGAACGCCCGGGCGCAGATGGAGGCCGGGGGGCGGCGGGCGCTGCCGCCGGGCGCCGTGCAGGGCGTGCCGGCCGAGCGGCCCACCGGCCAGTACCTCTAG
- a CDS encoding Cof-type HAD-IIB family hydrolase, whose amino-acid sequence MIRLVASDLDGTLVRSDGTISARTVDALRAVEENGGTVVFVTGRPPRWMAEVAQATGHTGLAVCANGALLYDLHSERVVERFPLAAETARETVRVLRHAMHDLHFAVESEHGFGLEPTYRTRYSLPADVRVAAVEELLTDPVVKLLVRSSDRSSDELLAAARDVLGDTVTATHSTPGGNGALLEISAAGVSKATTLARLCAARGVRAEEVVAFGDMPNDLPMLAWAGTSYAVANAHPDVLAAVDRSTATNDEDGVAQVLEGLFPAAG is encoded by the coding sequence GTGATCCGGCTCGTGGCGTCCGACCTCGACGGCACGCTGGTGCGCAGCGACGGCACCATCTCCGCCCGCACGGTCGACGCGCTGCGCGCCGTGGAGGAGAACGGCGGGACCGTCGTCTTCGTCACCGGGCGCCCGCCACGCTGGATGGCCGAGGTCGCGCAGGCGACGGGCCACACCGGGCTCGCGGTCTGCGCCAACGGCGCGCTCCTCTACGACCTGCACAGCGAGCGGGTCGTCGAGCGCTTCCCGCTCGCGGCCGAGACGGCCCGCGAGACCGTGCGCGTCCTGCGCCACGCGATGCACGACCTGCACTTCGCCGTCGAGAGCGAGCACGGGTTCGGGCTCGAGCCGACCTACCGCACCCGCTACTCGCTCCCGGCCGACGTGCGCGTCGCCGCGGTCGAGGAGCTGCTGACCGACCCCGTCGTGAAGCTGCTGGTCCGCAGCTCGGACCGGTCCTCGGACGAGCTGCTGGCCGCCGCCCGCGACGTGCTCGGCGACACGGTCACCGCCACCCACTCGACCCCCGGCGGCAACGGCGCGCTGCTGGAGATCTCCGCCGCGGGCGTCTCGAAGGCGACGACTCTCGCCCGGCTGTGCGCCGCGCGCGGCGTCCGCGCCGAGGAGGTCGTGGCCTTCGGCGACATGCCCAACGACCTGCCGATGCTGGCGTGGGCCGGGACCTCGTACGCCGTGGCCAACGCGCACCCCGACGTGCTCGCCGCGGTGGACCGGTCGACGGCGACCAACGACGAGGACGGGGTGGCGCAGGTGCTGGAAGGGCTGTTCCCGGCAGCGGGCTGA